Proteins found in one Litorihabitans aurantiacus genomic segment:
- a CDS encoding sodium-translocating pyrophosphatase produces MPQLGTTSLVIVAAVAVLGLASLAVAAVLRTQVLAEPEGSPRMQDIARAIQEGASAYLRRQLRTLALFAAIVFALLFLLPGDGGVRVGRSVAFLLGAAFSAAIGYLGMWLAVRANLRVAAAADRPDGQEVGARIAFRTGGVVGMSVVGLGLLGAGTVVLAYGIEAPAVLEGFGFGAALLAMFMRVGGGIFTKAADVGADLVGKVEQGIPEDDPRNAATIADNVGDNVGDCAGMAADLFESYAVTLVAALILGRAAMGEQGLVFPLVVTAIGAVVAVVGVLLTRVRRGESGLKAIYRGFALSAGAGVVLAAIAAFVYLPGDFSQVAGTADIGDVTGDPRLVVAAAVAIGVVLAGVILAITGYYTGTTTRPTRHVAATTRTGAATVVLSGIGVGFESAVYTAGVIAAAICGVFLLAGGSVWLSLFLIAVAGCGLLTTVGVIVAMDTFGPVSDNAQGIAEMSGEVSEGGAAILTDLDAVGNTTKAITKGIAIATAVLAATALFGSYADAVSHALTDLGGDVALASDSLVAAMMTYSIISPITLVGVILGAATVFLFSGLAVDAVTRAAGAIVLEVRRQFREMPGIMTGAQRPEYGRVVDICTRDSLRELATPGLLAAFAPIAVGFGLGVGPLAGFLAGSIGAGVLMAVFLANSGGAWDNAKKIIEDGAHGGKGSPEHAAAVIGDTVGDPFKDTAGPAINPLIKVMNLVAVLIAPAIVTMSATAEPDHTLRIGIALVAAAIAGGAVVASRLRATRTDRANTRRAEEEARV; encoded by the coding sequence ATGCCCCAGCTGGGAACCACCAGCCTCGTCATCGTCGCCGCCGTCGCGGTGCTCGGCCTCGCCTCGCTCGCGGTCGCCGCCGTGCTGCGCACCCAGGTGCTCGCCGAACCGGAGGGCTCACCGCGGATGCAGGACATCGCCCGCGCCATCCAGGAGGGCGCGAGCGCCTACCTCCGGCGCCAGCTGCGCACCCTCGCGCTGTTCGCCGCGATCGTGTTCGCGCTCCTGTTCCTCCTGCCGGGCGACGGCGGCGTCCGCGTCGGCAGGTCCGTCGCCTTCCTCCTGGGCGCGGCGTTCTCGGCCGCCATCGGCTACCTCGGGATGTGGCTCGCGGTCCGCGCCAACCTGCGCGTGGCCGCCGCGGCGGACCGGCCCGACGGCCAGGAGGTGGGCGCGCGCATCGCGTTCCGCACCGGCGGCGTGGTGGGGATGAGCGTGGTGGGGCTCGGTCTGCTGGGGGCGGGCACCGTCGTGCTCGCCTACGGGATCGAGGCGCCCGCGGTGCTCGAGGGCTTCGGTTTCGGTGCCGCGCTGCTGGCGATGTTCATGCGCGTGGGCGGCGGCATCTTCACCAAGGCGGCCGACGTCGGAGCCGACCTGGTCGGCAAGGTCGAGCAGGGCATCCCCGAGGACGACCCCCGCAACGCCGCCACCATCGCCGACAACGTCGGGGACAACGTGGGCGACTGCGCCGGCATGGCCGCCGACCTGTTCGAGTCCTACGCCGTCACGCTCGTGGCCGCACTCATCCTGGGCCGCGCCGCGATGGGCGAGCAGGGGCTCGTGTTCCCGCTGGTGGTGACGGCGATCGGCGCCGTGGTCGCCGTCGTCGGCGTGCTGCTGACCCGCGTGCGCCGCGGCGAGAGCGGGCTGAAGGCGATCTACCGCGGCTTCGCGCTCTCGGCGGGTGCGGGCGTCGTCCTCGCCGCGATCGCCGCATTCGTCTATCTGCCCGGTGACTTCTCCCAGGTCGCGGGCACCGCCGACATCGGTGACGTCACCGGCGACCCGCGGCTGGTCGTCGCGGCCGCCGTCGCGATCGGCGTGGTCCTGGCCGGCGTGATCCTCGCGATCACCGGCTACTACACGGGCACGACGACGCGCCCCACCCGGCACGTCGCCGCCACCACCCGCACGGGGGCGGCCACCGTGGTCCTCTCGGGCATCGGGGTCGGTTTCGAGTCGGCCGTCTACACCGCCGGCGTCATCGCGGCGGCCATCTGCGGCGTCTTCCTGCTCGCGGGCGGGTCGGTGTGGCTGTCGCTGTTCCTCATCGCGGTCGCGGGCTGCGGCCTCCTCACGACCGTCGGCGTCATCGTCGCGATGGACACGTTCGGGCCGGTCAGCGACAACGCGCAGGGGATCGCCGAGATGTCGGGCGAGGTGAGCGAGGGCGGCGCCGCGATCCTCACCGACCTCGACGCCGTCGGGAACACCACGAAGGCCATCACGAAGGGCATCGCGATCGCGACGGCGGTGCTCGCCGCCACCGCGCTGTTCGGCTCGTACGCCGACGCCGTCAGCCACGCGCTCACCGACCTCGGCGGCGACGTCGCCCTCGCCTCGGACTCCCTGGTCGCGGCGATGATGACCTACTCGATCATCTCGCCGATCACGCTCGTGGGCGTGATCCTCGGGGCCGCGACGGTGTTCCTGTTCTCCGGCCTCGCGGTCGACGCCGTCACGCGCGCCGCCGGTGCGATCGTGCTGGAGGTGCGCCGCCAGTTCCGCGAGATGCCGGGCATCATGACCGGCGCGCAGCGCCCCGAGTACGGGCGCGTGGTGGACATCTGCACTCGCGACTCGCTGCGCGAGCTCGCCACCCCGGGCCTCCTGGCGGCGTTCGCGCCCATCGCCGTCGGCTTCGGTCTCGGCGTGGGGCCGCTCGCGGGGTTCCTCGCGGGGTCGATCGGCGCCGGCGTGCTGATGGCGGTGTTCCTGGCGAACTCCGGCGGCGCGTGGGACAACGCGAAGAAGATCATCGAGGACGGGGCGCACGGCGGGAAGGGCTCGCCCGAGCACGCCGCCGCCGTCATCGGGGACACCGTCGGCGACCCGTTCAAGGACACCGCCGGACCGGCGATCAACCCCCTCATCAAGGTGATGAACCTCGTGGCCGTGCTGATCGCCCCGGCGATCGTCACGATGAGCGCGACGGCGGAGCCCGACCACACCCTGCGCATCGGCATCGCGCTGGTCGCGGCGGCGATCGCGGGCGGCGCCGTCGTCGCCTCGCGGCTGCGCGCCACTCGGACCGACCGTGCGAACACGCGGCGGGCGGAGGAGGAGGCGCGGGTCTGA
- a CDS encoding GMC family oxidoreductase, producing MPDTIADYLVVGGGTAGCILGARLSEDADVTVTVVEAGPSDEHEERAHSIRRWDEMLEGEYDLDYRSVPQERGNSFIRQARLRILGGCSTANTMISWRPLRGDLLEWADLGVQGWGHDVMSACFDRLLAPITPVAPQDRNPYVADAVAAAAAALDLPLRETWNDTDVLEGAGFFEIGYDPATNARSSTSSTYLRPALDRPNLTLLVSTLTERLVIEDGRAVGVRVRTADGDVRELRARREVVLACGAIDTPALLMRSGIGPAAVLREAGVDVVLDLPGVGENLQDHAEGLIVWEARGERSDVCATGWDAGYTLRVDPDSATPDVSTHIPLHAWAVHAERYGAQIPENHVSFAPNVAKPRSRGRVWITSPDANVAPSIDYRAFTDPEGRDERMLVEGVRRARLVAQQAPFADHLVREVFPGPDVVGEEELSAVLRATHQTVYHVSCTARMGADDDAGAVLDSRLRVRGITGLRVADASAFPTVTALNPVGTVMALAERAVDLLRADAAVVPDRRPTTSAGATR from the coding sequence ATGCCCGACACGATCGCCGACTACCTCGTCGTCGGAGGCGGCACCGCCGGCTGCATCCTCGGTGCCCGGCTGAGCGAGGACGCCGACGTCACCGTCACGGTGGTCGAGGCCGGCCCGTCCGACGAGCACGAGGAACGGGCGCACTCGATCCGGCGCTGGGACGAGATGCTCGAGGGCGAGTACGACCTCGACTATCGCAGCGTCCCGCAGGAGCGCGGCAACTCCTTCATCCGGCAGGCGCGCCTGCGCATCCTCGGGGGTTGCTCCACGGCCAACACGATGATCAGCTGGCGCCCGCTGCGCGGTGACCTGCTGGAGTGGGCAGACCTCGGCGTCCAGGGCTGGGGCCACGACGTGATGAGCGCGTGCTTCGACCGTCTCCTCGCCCCGATCACCCCCGTCGCGCCGCAGGACCGCAACCCCTACGTCGCCGACGCCGTCGCCGCGGCCGCCGCCGCGCTCGACCTGCCGCTGCGGGAGACGTGGAACGACACCGACGTCCTCGAGGGGGCGGGCTTCTTCGAGATCGGTTACGACCCGGCCACCAACGCGCGCTCCTCGACGTCGAGCACGTACCTGCGCCCGGCGCTCGACCGCCCCAACCTCACCCTGCTCGTCTCGACCCTGACCGAGCGGCTCGTGATCGAGGACGGCCGTGCCGTCGGCGTCCGCGTGCGCACGGCCGACGGCGACGTGCGCGAGCTCCGCGCGCGCCGCGAGGTCGTCCTCGCCTGCGGCGCGATCGACACGCCCGCGCTGCTGATGCGCTCCGGCATCGGGCCCGCGGCCGTCCTGCGCGAGGCGGGCGTCGACGTCGTGCTCGACCTGCCCGGCGTGGGCGAGAACCTGCAGGACCACGCGGAGGGCCTCATCGTGTGGGAGGCCCGCGGCGAGCGCAGCGACGTCTGCGCCACCGGCTGGGACGCCGGCTACACGCTGCGGGTGGATCCGGACAGCGCCACCCCCGACGTCTCGACCCACATCCCGCTCCACGCGTGGGCCGTGCACGCCGAGCGGTACGGCGCGCAGATCCCCGAGAACCACGTCTCCTTCGCGCCGAACGTCGCCAAGCCGCGCAGCCGCGGTCGGGTCTGGATCACGTCGCCCGACGCGAACGTCGCTCCCTCGATCGACTACCGCGCCTTCACCGACCCGGAGGGTCGTGACGAGCGCATGCTGGTCGAGGGCGTGCGGCGCGCACGGCTCGTGGCGCAGCAGGCGCCGTTCGCCGACCACCTCGTGCGCGAGGTCTTCCCCGGACCCGACGTGGTGGGCGAGGAGGAGCTCTCGGCCGTCCTCCGGGCCACCCACCAGACCGTCTACCACGTCTCGTGCACCGCCCGCATGGGCGCCGACGACGACGCCGGCGCCGTCCTCGACAGCCGGCTGCGGGTGCGCGGGATCACGGGGTTGCGCGTCGCGGACGCGTCGGCGTTCCCGACGGTCACCGCACTCAACCCCGTCGGGACGGTCATGGCTCTCGCCGAGCGGGCCGTCGACCTCCTCCGGGCCGATGCCGCCGTCGTACCCGACCGACGCCCGACCACCAGCGCAGGAGCGACCCGATGA
- a CDS encoding sugar phosphate isomerase/epimerase family protein: MTTTPWQLSGFGDEISPDPEVQVAVLLALGASHVEVRSAWGVNVVDLTDAQVDRLAAVLRGAGLGVSAVASPIGKVDIASDLELELARLRRVIAVATVLGTTNIRVFSFFRGPDVPVASTREAVLRAMSALAAEAAAAGVTLLHENEKDIYGDTPERVHDLVTAVDSPALRLAWDSANFVQVGVARPHDDGFELLARYVDYLQVKDAVAATGEVVPAGRGDGQVAATVRALRDRGYTGFVSLEPHLAQAHALGGFSGPAAFGEAARALADVLRDLGIEAR, encoded by the coding sequence ATGACGACGACACCCTGGCAGCTGTCCGGGTTCGGTGACGAGATCTCCCCCGACCCCGAGGTGCAGGTGGCCGTCCTGCTCGCGCTCGGGGCCTCGCACGTCGAGGTCCGCAGCGCCTGGGGCGTGAACGTCGTCGACCTCACCGACGCGCAGGTCGACCGGCTCGCCGCCGTGCTGCGCGGAGCCGGGCTCGGCGTCAGCGCCGTGGCCTCCCCGATCGGCAAGGTCGACATCGCCTCCGACCTCGAGCTCGAACTCGCCCGGCTGCGTCGCGTGATCGCTGTCGCAACCGTCCTCGGCACCACCAACATCCGCGTCTTCTCGTTCTTCCGCGGTCCGGACGTCCCCGTGGCGAGCACGCGCGAGGCGGTGCTGCGGGCGATGTCGGCGCTGGCCGCCGAAGCTGCGGCGGCGGGTGTCACGCTGCTGCACGAGAACGAGAAGGACATCTACGGCGACACCCCGGAGAGGGTCCACGACCTCGTCACCGCTGTGGACTCGCCCGCGCTCCGCCTCGCCTGGGACAGTGCGAACTTCGTGCAGGTCGGGGTCGCCCGGCCGCACGACGACGGATTCGAGCTCCTGGCCCGGTACGTCGACTACCTGCAGGTCAAGGATGCCGTCGCCGCCACCGGCGAGGTCGTCCCGGCCGGGCGCGGCGACGGTCAGGTCGCCGCCACGGTCCGTGCGCTGCGCGACCGCGGGTACACCGGATTCGTCTCCCTCGAGCCGCACCTCGCCCAGGCTCACGCGCTCGGTGGCTTCTCCGGGCCCGCCGCGTTCGGTGAGGCGGCGCGCGCGCTGGCCGACGTGCTGCGCGACCTGGGGATCGAGGCACGATGA
- a CDS encoding RidA family protein, whose translation MTTHTRIRPFNTRETYPEQNLDNDLCQAVVAGGVVYLRGQIGQDLDTRESVGIGDVEAQAEKAMANIAMLLDEAGSRLADVVKVTVYLTDIRYRETVYRVMGRWLTGVFPVSTGIVVDALARPEWLVEIDATAVISEAPSTTTELPA comes from the coding sequence ATGACCACGCACACCCGTATCCGCCCCTTCAACACCCGCGAGACCTACCCCGAGCAGAATCTCGACAACGACCTCTGCCAGGCGGTCGTCGCGGGCGGGGTGGTCTACCTGCGCGGGCAGATCGGCCAGGACCTCGACACCCGCGAGAGCGTCGGGATCGGCGACGTCGAGGCGCAGGCGGAGAAGGCGATGGCCAACATCGCGATGCTGCTGGACGAGGCGGGTTCGCGGCTCGCCGACGTCGTCAAGGTCACGGTCTACCTCACCGACATCCGCTACCGCGAGACCGTCTACCGCGTCATGGGCCGCTGGCTCACCGGCGTGTTCCCCGTCTCCACCGGCATCGTCGTGGACGCGCTCGCGCGACCGGAGTGGCTCGTGGAGATCGACGCCACCGCGGTGATCAGCGAGGCCCCGAGCACGACCACGGAGCTCCCCGCGTGA
- a CDS encoding peptidase dimerization domain-containing protein: MLDAGVFDGLEVAMMVHPGPTDAVWARPLAVAHFDVVYTGRESHASAYPTLGVNAADAFTVAQVAIGLLRQQLPASVRVHGVVREAGTAPNAIPGSARGSWYVRAATLEDLAVAFDRVTECFRAGAIATGCSLEVVETSPRYSDFRNDEALVAAFAANAAALGRDMDLAEVTGPGMNTASTDMGNVSRRVRSIHPYLGVESAPAVNHQAAFADATVRPAGDRAALDGAILMAQTLIDHALGETAPTAQTAPTAKEPARAHEG, translated from the coding sequence ATGCTCGACGCCGGGGTCTTCGACGGTCTCGAGGTGGCGATGATGGTGCACCCCGGACCGACCGACGCCGTGTGGGCCAGACCGCTCGCGGTGGCGCACTTCGACGTCGTCTACACCGGCCGCGAGTCGCACGCCTCGGCCTACCCCACGCTCGGTGTCAACGCCGCCGACGCCTTCACCGTCGCGCAGGTCGCGATCGGTCTGCTGCGCCAGCAGCTGCCGGCGTCGGTGCGCGTGCACGGCGTCGTGCGCGAGGCGGGGACCGCGCCCAACGCCATCCCGGGGAGCGCGCGCGGCAGCTGGTACGTGCGCGCCGCCACCCTCGAGGACCTCGCCGTCGCCTTCGACCGGGTGACGGAGTGCTTCCGGGCCGGGGCGATCGCGACCGGGTGCTCGCTGGAGGTCGTCGAGACGAGCCCCCGCTACTCCGATTTCCGCAACGACGAGGCGCTCGTCGCCGCCTTCGCGGCCAACGCCGCCGCGCTCGGTCGCGACATGGACCTGGCCGAGGTGACCGGCCCCGGGATGAACACCGCCTCCACCGACATGGGCAACGTCTCGCGTCGCGTGCGCAGCATCCATCCGTACCTCGGTGTCGAGTCGGCTCCCGCGGTGAACCACCAGGCCGCGTTCGCCGACGCGACCGTGCGGCCCGCCGGGGACCGGGCCGCGCTCGACGGTGCGATCCTCATGGCGCAGACCCTGATCGACCACGCGCTCGGTGAGACCGCACCGACCGCGCAGACAGCACCGACCGCGAAGGAGCCCGCCCGTGCGCACGAGGGATGA
- a CDS encoding DUF1028 domain-containing protein, giving the protein MTLSLVARGEGGAFGMVVASSSPAVAARCLHLRPGVGAAASQNVTDPGLGPALLDLMAEGTFAPDAVATLASRAPFAQHRQITAVDTTGRTGVHTGADALGVVGSSADENCLAAGNLLDNPEVLEAMTTAFRESAGTPLERRLLAALQAGLDRGGEAGPLRSAGLAVVEDVAWRTTDLRVDDHDRPVAELGRLLDLWMPQKQDYLDRALRPGAAPSYGVPGDE; this is encoded by the coding sequence GTGACGCTCTCGCTGGTCGCCCGTGGTGAGGGTGGCGCCTTCGGCATGGTCGTCGCCTCCTCGAGCCCCGCCGTCGCCGCGCGCTGCCTGCACCTGCGCCCGGGCGTCGGGGCGGCGGCGTCCCAGAACGTCACCGACCCGGGTCTCGGCCCGGCTCTGCTCGACCTGATGGCCGAGGGCACGTTCGCGCCCGACGCCGTCGCCACCCTCGCCTCGCGGGCGCCGTTCGCGCAGCACCGCCAGATCACCGCGGTCGACACGACCGGCCGCACCGGGGTCCACACCGGTGCCGACGCGCTCGGGGTCGTCGGGTCGAGCGCCGACGAGAACTGCCTCGCCGCGGGGAACCTGCTCGACAACCCGGAGGTGCTGGAGGCGATGACCACGGCGTTCCGGGAGAGCGCCGGGACGCCGCTCGAGCGCCGCCTCCTCGCGGCGCTGCAGGCGGGGCTCGACCGCGGCGGAGAGGCCGGACCGCTGCGCTCGGCCGGGCTCGCCGTCGTGGAGGACGTCGCCTGGCGCACCACGGACCTGCGGGTCGACGACCACGATCGGCCCGTGGCGGAGCTGGGACGCCTCCTCGACCTCTGGATGCCCCAGAAGCAGGACTACCTCGACCGCGCCCTCCGGCCGGGTGCTGCGCCGTCGTACGGCGTGCCCGGGGACGAGTGA
- a CDS encoding LysR family transcriptional regulator, giving the protein MIQLRNFVVAAELGSMTWAAEELYVAQSAVSTSISNLEQALGARLVIRSRGRGLQVTDKGAELLQRARRILADVDEAVGAVSPENTAGRVSVGCFRTLAPFYLPTIITALSARHPEVEVDVHELFAPQIGERLQDETIEIALTYDLGLGPEVEREVLASVPMYVAVGRDHPLATRDAVSLAELESEPMVLLDLPVSRDYFLEAFTRLGLRPTVRFRFENFEAVRAMVASGHGYTVLNQQPKLEYTYAGSALRRLEIREPVAPLDLVLARARTQSRRSRRSELFAHECRRAVATHAVGQEAPGR; this is encoded by the coding sequence TTGATCCAGCTCCGGAACTTCGTCGTGGCCGCCGAGCTCGGCAGCATGACCTGGGCGGCCGAGGAGCTCTACGTCGCGCAGTCGGCCGTCTCCACGTCGATCTCCAACCTCGAGCAGGCGCTGGGGGCGCGCCTGGTCATCCGCAGCCGTGGGCGCGGTCTGCAGGTGACCGACAAGGGTGCGGAGCTGCTCCAGCGTGCACGGCGCATCCTCGCCGACGTCGACGAGGCCGTGGGCGCCGTCAGCCCGGAGAACACCGCGGGGCGGGTCTCCGTGGGCTGCTTCCGCACGCTGGCCCCGTTCTACCTCCCCACGATCATCACCGCGCTGAGCGCGCGCCATCCCGAGGTCGAGGTCGACGTGCACGAGCTGTTCGCCCCGCAGATCGGGGAGAGGCTCCAGGACGAAACCATCGAGATCGCCCTGACCTACGACCTCGGTCTGGGGCCGGAGGTGGAGCGTGAGGTCCTGGCCTCGGTGCCGATGTACGTCGCCGTCGGCCGCGACCACCCGCTCGCCACGCGCGACGCCGTCAGCCTGGCGGAGCTCGAGAGCGAGCCGATGGTTCTCCTCGACCTGCCGGTGAGCCGCGACTACTTCCTCGAGGCGTTCACGCGGCTCGGCCTGCGACCCACGGTCCGGTTCCGGTTCGAGAACTTCGAGGCCGTGCGCGCCATGGTCGCGAGCGGGCACGGGTACACCGTCCTCAACCAGCAACCCAAGCTCGAGTACACCTACGCCGGGTCCGCGCTGCGGCGCCTGGAGATCCGTGAGCCCGTCGCGCCGCTCGACCTCGTCCTGGCCCGCGCCCGGACGCAGTCGCGGCGCAGCCGACGCTCGGAGCTGTTCGCCCACGAGTGCAGGCGCGCCGTCGCGACCCACGCCGTCGGCCAGGAAGCCCCGGGCCGCTGA
- a CDS encoding aldehyde dehydrogenase, which yields MRTRDDWQAIAASITPRTGIWVDGAATDAADARTFPTTDPATGATIAHVARGGEADVDRAVRSARRAFDDGAWSRSDPADRKRVLLRLADLIRGNADELAVLDSLDGGKLIGDTTSVDVPGSAAILQWYAESVDKVYGEIAPVSGADLALVTREPVGVVGAVIPWNYPLEMAIWKVAPALAAGNSVVLKPAEETPLSALRLAELATAAGLPDGVLNVVPGLGREAGAALGLHPDVDVITFTGSTAVGKLFLEYAGRSTMKAVWLECGGKSANLVFPDVADLDAAAARAAAGIFACSGQVCSANSRLLVHRSIAAEMGERIAAIARDLTVGHPFDPASRMGPLVSETQRRRVDDAVTAGAASATLLAGGPSAGEGCFVPPTVLADVDPADPLFTDEIFGPVLAITPFDTEEEAIALANRSEYGLAASVFTDDLRRAVRVSRRLRVGTVSVNTVDALDVTTPFGGVKQSGFGRDLSLHAMDKFTALKTTWIAGG from the coding sequence GTGCGCACGAGGGATGACTGGCAGGCGATCGCCGCCTCGATCACGCCGCGGACCGGGATCTGGGTCGACGGCGCCGCCACCGATGCCGCCGACGCCCGGACCTTCCCCACGACCGACCCCGCCACCGGTGCGACGATCGCGCACGTCGCGCGCGGCGGCGAGGCCGACGTCGACCGCGCCGTCCGCTCCGCCCGCCGGGCGTTCGACGACGGCGCCTGGTCCCGGTCGGACCCCGCGGACCGCAAGCGCGTGCTGCTGCGCCTGGCGGACCTGATCCGGGGGAACGCCGACGAGCTCGCCGTCCTGGACTCTCTCGACGGCGGCAAGCTGATCGGCGACACCACGAGCGTCGACGTCCCAGGCAGCGCGGCGATCCTGCAGTGGTACGCCGAGTCGGTCGACAAGGTGTACGGCGAGATCGCCCCCGTCTCGGGCGCCGACCTGGCGCTGGTGACCCGCGAGCCGGTCGGTGTCGTCGGCGCGGTCATCCCCTGGAACTACCCGCTCGAGATGGCGATCTGGAAGGTCGCGCCCGCGCTCGCCGCCGGCAACAGCGTCGTGCTCAAGCCGGCGGAGGAGACACCGCTGTCGGCGCTGCGTCTCGCGGAGCTCGCGACGGCGGCCGGGCTGCCCGACGGCGTGCTCAACGTCGTCCCCGGCCTCGGCCGGGAGGCGGGAGCCGCGCTCGGCCTGCACCCCGACGTCGACGTCATCACCTTCACGGGGTCGACCGCGGTCGGGAAGCTCTTCCTCGAGTACGCCGGACGCTCGACCATGAAGGCCGTGTGGCTCGAGTGCGGCGGCAAGAGCGCCAACCTGGTGTTCCCGGACGTGGCCGACCTCGACGCCGCGGCGGCGCGCGCGGCGGCGGGCATCTTCGCGTGCAGCGGCCAGGTGTGCTCGGCCAACTCCCGCCTGCTCGTGCACCGCAGCATCGCGGCGGAGATGGGCGAGCGCATCGCCGCGATCGCCAGGGACCTCACCGTGGGCCACCCGTTCGACCCCGCGTCCCGGATGGGGCCGCTGGTCAGCGAGACGCAGCGGCGGCGCGTCGACGACGCCGTCACCGCGGGTGCGGCGAGCGCGACGCTGCTGGCGGGTGGGCCGTCGGCGGGCGAGGGGTGCTTCGTGCCACCGACCGTCCTGGCCGACGTCGACCCCGCCGACCCGCTGTTCACCGACGAGATCTTCGGCCCGGTGCTCGCCATCACACCCTTCGACACCGAGGAGGAGGCGATCGCGCTCGCCAACCGCAGCGAGTACGGGTTGGCCGCATCGGTCTTCACCGACGACCTGCGGCGCGCGGTGCGCGTCTCGCGCCGGCTGCGGGTGGGGACCGTCTCCGTCAACACCGTGGACGCGCTCGACGTGACGACTCCCTTCGGCGGCGTCAAGCAGTCGGGCTTCGGCCGCGACCTCTCGCTGCACGCGATGGACAAGTTCACCGCGCTGAAGACCACCTGGATCGCGGGCGGCTGA